The genomic stretch CCACGACAGTGCCCCGGATGCCGTCGCGTTTCGCCAGCGCTTCGGACAGCGGCATCGAAGGCTCCAGCACCACATCGCCATAGAGCGGATAGGCGGCATCGACCGCTTTCATCTCGATCAGCGTGCTGTTGCCGCCGCCATGCGCCAGCGGCCGCAGCTCGGCGGTCAGGCTCGCGGTGCCGGCTTCCGCGAACAGCGCCAGATGGTCAGGCGGCGGCGGACGGTGATAGAGCCGCAGCGAGACATCGCCGCCAATGCCGGCCCGCGCGCCGGCCTGCACGCCGTCCAGCACCATGCGCGACAGCAGGCCGGTCGCCGCCATCGCCGCCGTGCCCAGCGCGACGCACAAGATCAGCAGCCAGAAACCGCCCATCGCGCCGCGCAGATCGCGCAAGGCCAACCGCAGAATTGTCACGCCGCCTGTTCTCCCCGCTTTACATCCCCCGGGGGATATAGACCGTTTCAGCCGCTCATCGAAGGAAAAGCCAGACAAACGGGGAAGCTTGCCTTCCGGCCCCGGCAATGCATGTCCTATAGGCCGTGGGGAACCAAAAAGAACAGGGGGCAAGAAATGACCGGAAAAAAGAAGGCCATCGTCGTCGGCGCGCTGGGTGTCATCGGGCGCTATATCGTGGAGCGGCTGGAGGCCGAGGGCGGCTGGGAGATCATCGGCCTGTCGCGCCGGCAGGGCGAGAGCCGGGGCGATGTGCGCTATGTCGCCGTCGATCTGTTGGACGAGCGCGACGTGGCCGCAAAGATGGGCGCGTGCGCGGACGCCACGCACATCTTCTACGCCGCCTTTCAGGCCGTACCCGGCCATGCGTCAGGCTATGCCGCCAACATCGCGCCCAATCTCGACATGCTGGTGAACTCGGTCAGCGCCGTGGAGGCGCTTTCGCCTAATCTCGAACGGGTCGTGCTGGTGACCGGCACCAAGACCTATGGCGTGCATATGGGCCCCTACAAGACGCCGGCGCGGGAGAGCGATCCGCGCCACATGCCGCCCAACTATTACTTCAACCAGGTGGACTGGCTGACCGAGCGGCAGAAGGGCAAGCGCTGGGACTGGGTGGAGCTGCGTCCGCAGACCCTGTGCGGCTTCGCGCCCGGCACGCCGATGAGCATCGTGCCGGTGATCGGCGTCTATGCCGCCTTCTGCAAGGAGCTTGGTTTGCCCTTCCGCTTTCCCGGCAAGCCCGGCGCCTACACCTCGGTCTATCAGGTGACGGATTCGGCGCATTTCGCCGATGCCTGCCTGTGGGCGGCGTTGGAGCCGCGCTGTTCCAACCAGGCCTACAACATCACCAATGGCGATTATTTCCGCTGGTGCCATCTGTGGCCGGTCTTCGCGGATTTCTTCGGCCTGCCCTATGCGCCGCCGCAGACCATCTCGCTGACGCAGATGATGGCGGACAAGGAAGATCTCTGGAACGCCCTCGTCGCGAAGCACGGTCTGAAGCCCTATGGCTTCGACGAGATCGCTGCCTGGCCGTTCGGCGACTATGTGTTCGGCGCCGACTGGGACGTGATGTCGAACGTCACCAAGTCGCGCCAGCACGGCTTCCACAATGTCATCGACAGCGAGGAAATGTTCCTGCGGCTATTCCAGCGCTTCCGCGACGAGAAGATCATTCCCTGAGCTAAGCCGAGCGGGCTGCCCCCAGATAGCGGTCCACCTCTGCGCGCAACACCTCGGCCTGGCGCGACAGCTCGCCGGCGGCGTTCTGCACGTCGCGGGCGGCACTTTCGGTCTCGCCGGCGGATTCCAGCACCAGCGTGGTGCTGCGCGCGACCTCCGCCGTGCCGGCCGAGGCTTCCTGCACATTCTTGGAGATTTCCGATGTCGCCGCCGCCTGCTCCTCGACCGACAGGTTCACCGAGGCGGAAATCCGGCTGACATCGTCGATGGCGGTCACGATCTCGCCGATCGCGTGGACCGCCTTGCCGGTCGCCGTGCGGATGCCCTCGACCTGATCCTGAATGCGGGCCGTCGCCTCGCCGGTCTGGTTGGCCAGGCTCTTCACCTCCGACGCGACGACGGAGAAGCCCTTGCCCGCCTCGCCGGCCCGCGCCGCCTCGATGGTCGCGTTCAGTGCCAGCAAGTTGGTCTGCTCGGCAATCTCGCGGATCAGGGTGATGACGCTGCCGATCTCCTCGGCGGCCTGGCTCAGCGTCGCGACCTGGTCGTTCGCCAGCTTCGCCTTGTCGTTCGCCGCCTGGATGGTGCGCAGCGAATCGCCGACCTGCCGGGTGATCTCGCCGATGGAGGCCGACAGCTCCTCCGACGCCGAGGCGACCGCCCCGACATTGGCCGAAGCCTCTTCCGTCGCGGCGGCGACGGCGGTGGTCTGGGTCATGGTGCTGTTGGCCAGCCCGGTCAGGCTGGAGGAGGTTGCCTGCAGCTGCGTCGCCGCCGAGGCCACCACCTCGACCACGCTGCCGACCTGGCTTTCGAAGCCGTCGGTCAGGCTGGCGAAATGCGTCACCTTGGCGCCCATGCTCTCCGTGGCCTCGTTGATCCGGTTGGCGCTGACGAGGAAATGCCCGCCGAAGCCCTGCGGCTG from Oceanibaculum indicum P24 encodes the following:
- a CDS encoding methyl-accepting chemotaxis protein, with the translated sequence MTNSSSLSRAGTAALLAVLTAAAAALLPWLPVAEAGLYASAAAALSALCAVATMLFLAKARRWIVRTQEVCTAVAVGDFEQRLTRLDEGGEMLALLRAVNHLVDVTDAFVREAGAAMDYVAKGRFFRKIQPQGFGGHFLVSANRINEATESMGAKVTHFASLTDGFESQVGSVVEVVASAATQLQATSSSLTGLANSTMTQTTAVAAATEEASANVGAVASASEELSASIGEITRQVGDSLRTIQAANDKAKLANDQVATLSQAAEEIGSVITLIREIAEQTNLLALNATIEAARAGEAGKGFSVVASEVKSLANQTGEATARIQDQVEGIRTATGKAVHAIGEIVTAIDDVSRISASVNLSVEEQAAATSEISKNVQEASAGTAEVARSTTLVLESAGETESAARDVQNAAGELSRQAEVLRAEVDRYLGAARSA
- a CDS encoding SDR family oxidoreductase translates to MTGKKKAIVVGALGVIGRYIVERLEAEGGWEIIGLSRRQGESRGDVRYVAVDLLDERDVAAKMGACADATHIFYAAFQAVPGHASGYAANIAPNLDMLVNSVSAVEALSPNLERVVLVTGTKTYGVHMGPYKTPARESDPRHMPPNYYFNQVDWLTERQKGKRWDWVELRPQTLCGFAPGTPMSIVPVIGVYAAFCKELGLPFRFPGKPGAYTSVYQVTDSAHFADACLWAALEPRCSNQAYNITNGDYFRWCHLWPVFADFFGLPYAPPQTISLTQMMADKEDLWNALVAKHGLKPYGFDEIAAWPFGDYVFGADWDVMSNVTKSRQHGFHNVIDSEEMFLRLFQRFRDEKIIP